From Vigna angularis cultivar LongXiaoDou No.4 chromosome 11, ASM1680809v1, whole genome shotgun sequence:
TTCTGTCCATTTTCAAAAGGCACAGTTTGACTGGCAACAACTGGCAATGAATTTAGATCCATGCATCTTTCAGGGCCAACATTGCGACCTATGTCTGTAAATTCCATACTTATGTCTTTCACACCTCCAAGACCTAAATTCCTACTGACCTGTCCTAAATAGTGGTTTTGATCATCGGAGGCTGGCCTTTGAAAAGCGTATGAAGGTCCAAGACATAAACCAGGTCTAGAATCAAAAAGAGCTTCATGATTTCTTGCAGGAGCTAAATCAGATATGATTTCTCTTTCATTATGAAAACCCGAAAAAGCAACATTTGTGTCTAAACCAGAATTTAAGGAGTCTCTGCTACCCTGTTGATTGTGATAAGTACTGATTGGAGGAAGAAATGCACTCTCAGGATGACAGGTCGAATTGAATTTTGGCATCTCAGCTCCTGATGTGAACTCATTGATATTACTTCCAGAACTAATGGTCCTAAATTTTTCATCACGTTTTCCAATTGCAAGCAATGGTTCTGCACCACCTTGATTTGGATTACAGAGTGTCATTCCCAGATTCATATCTAGTGAAGGTTGATCGATATTACCACTCATTGTTCTTCCCCTAGGATTAAACATTTGCGGCCTGGTGTTTAACCCATAACCTGGGGTCACATACATCCCACCACCATCAGGCTTCTCAAAGTTATTTAGATTGAAGGCAGCATTCCTCACATTAGCAGGGATTGTTAGATTGTTGTGCCTATCATACTGATATGGCCACCCTATGTATCCTTCTGGACATGGATAACAAGAATTTGGTCTGCATGGAAGAAAATTATGTTCTTCTGCCCTGTGTGAGTAATTATGGTCCATCTGGAAATTCTGATAACTTCTGAACTGAGAGGAATCGTGTTCTTCTGTGCTGTGTGAGTAATTATGGTCCCTCTGAAAATTCTGACAACTTCTAAACTGAGAGGAATCATTCATTGAAGTTCCTCCAGCTGGTTCATTGCTAATAAACTGAGATGTTTCATTCAAATTCCAGTGGGCAAAAGGAGATGGTGAACCCACCGACAGAAGGGCGGTTGAATCATTAGGACTCCTAGCACGATTAGCAGACTCAGTGTTCATTAAACTGAATCTGAGTTCTTCACTGAGTTCTGTCATGGAGGCAGAAGAAAAGGGCATTGTATTCTTTCAATTGTCTAGTGAGGATAGTTCTGTCACGATAAAAGTGAGATAGAGAACAAGTAAATCCAGTTAATTAAAACTCATTCAACTTGAGGATAATCATACAATAGATGGTAGTGATTCTACAAAGCAAGCTAAGTTATTGACAGGATGAGGAAAGACAAATCTCGGATTCCTTTGAGCATGGACAAATCTATTGAAATTAGCACAGCATACACAAGGAAACTGTCATTTCATGCACTCCCCAATATTGAAATAAACAAAGAGCAAAAGGCAAGCAGAGATACTAAACACTATAAAGAACTTGAAAGATGTAAACTTGAGCTAGAAAATATCAGTGCAAGAAAAATCTGCTGATGTCGGGTAGGTGTAGTTTTCCTTCCCCCAATCAATTTGTATAAACTCGTACCTCCCTAATCCAAAATCACTAATTGATTAATAATGAGCATGATGAAAAAGGTTAATCTAAGTGAGAAAATAACGATTCGGCCAAAGCGGAGAACATAGAACTCcgaaaatgataaaattgtaaatctagaagaaaaatattaaaaaaaaaagagaaaaaaaaaggtgaaatgGAAGTGGTGAAggattgaaaagagaaagatgagaagAATCCGAAAGACGAAGAAGAGAATGATAGAATGTTAGGGTTAGGGTTGGGAAAAAGACATACCAGTTGGGTTGGGTGTGGGGTGCTGGAATTGCGGTGAAGGTGGTAAGGTCGGATGAGACTGAGAGAAGAGAAATTGGGGGGTTTTGGCGCCCTAGTGAGGTAGACATTTTAAAGGGTTCGGTGTGGGGTCTACCAGTATCTGCACACGTgtttcttcctctctctctctctctctacttcACAATTCATATACTTCTTCCTCCATTGTCTCGCCATAACTATTATTACTAATATTAGCACTGCCATCTTTTTACTACAATACAACAAATTTAACATAGGTAAAAGAAATACTATAATaacatttattcattttattatttaatataccAATCAAATTAACATTGTcatcataatataatttttttaaaacataaaaatacacTTGAAGCtgtttttacctttttaatttactaaatttattttttcattatatattcatttttttaattacttaaatcaaattcttattaaaaaacTTGGGACTTAGAAGTTAATAAAtgtatatcaaatttttttaatcaataatatttaatttttcatctatATACCTTTACatgttaaaatataagatttgtacaaaaataaatgtttactAGGCGTGTTCTATAATCTTTAAGGAAAAAGAATATAATCTTTCGGttttacttaaaagaaaaaacttaagaCAATTACACtccattttaattaattttggagTTTTAAACCATACATTCTGacttaaacaattataaaaataaattaatttaaaatcaattatcattattactattttttttcaattatgcACAACTCTTTATTTGACTACTATAAATAACttgaatttaataattttttaaaaactaaaaacaaaattatgattaaacACTAACCAAATCTATtgtaacaataatattatttttaagacatATACACTATTATAATATTACAACattaagaaaatcaaaattttagagatttttaaaattcaaagcacacacaaactttaaaataaagaaacttaaaattaaCTGAAACGTTTCaaagtaatattatttattaccaAGAATAAACGTatctctaaaataaaataaacaaaaggtATTCTAAAGTggtccatttaaaaaaaaaggtaaaaaaaatgtgagatGGTTTATTTGTTCAGTTTCtcaaatatttaattctttaactAATTATCTTTAAGTtgattatgtaatttatttgaATCAAATTCACCTCGTTTTATGTCAACttacttaatataatttaggatttaaaattatatttaacttcatctaatattcaattattaattttttttattaaactttgtaatatatatatatatatatatatatatatatatatatatatatatatatatatatatatatatatatatatattaattgaaatatatggctAATCATTTATGgtcataaataatcattaagaATCTATTAAGTTTCTAAATATGGGATGATGATGAGAgaaatgtaaatataattaattaacactGATGAACTTGAAGAAGACTCCAAGCAATACTTAATACATATACCCAAATGAAACTGAAGATAATTTAGAAGAAGGTGTTCTATCTTAGAGTATACAATCTCTTTATTTTTGGTGTAGACAGAACAGAACATTGATCATGTTGATGCAAAAGAAGGATTGAAAGGTGATTCCTTGCTGCAGATAGAGTTCATAGGTGCTGTTACAACAGTGGAAGGTGTTGGAGGAGATCGTTTAGTTTTTCCTGGACCCGGTTCGGGAGAATAACCCGGAGTTGGTGGTGGCGGTGGGTGTCGTCGTGGATGTCTAGGTGGCCTCAAATTCATCACTTTCACAGTTGACTCACCTGAAAATACCATGAACTAGTTGGATAACATGATAAACTTTTCTTACcatattacattattttcaGTTTAATTTCTCAGTTGTTATATATATGCAGCAATAGTATTGAATGATTAAGAAAGTAATACCCAGAGGTGCAGCTTGTGCAGGAGTAGAAGGAAACAGCAACAGCTGAAAAGCAAAGATAGAAAGTATGAGAACATGGAGACCATTCATCTTTCTTACCTTAAGTTGATGCTTCTTCACATTTTTCTGACATACCTTATATACACTCACCACACTCACAACATGACAATTCACACATATTATATGGAAGCAGTTCATGGGTCCAACTCACATTACCAAAGATGCATTCCCATTTGCTACTTTGCATGAGAAGcaatttttaaccaaatttgTTAATCATTTCAAAAATCTAACTATTTCCTACATTATATACTGGACAGGTGTaatccttaaaaaaataataatagatgtgttataaaaaaaatatattttgatataaacaaattttttaaattcatttttgacGGTActctttattacttttttttctcttgctttctttttttatataattaatactttaacatatataatttttttatatttatttgatattttattactttttactttttaaaaaaaaatatataaaaatttatgtattaaatgaatgtaattatatttcaagtattattactttttatatgattttttataattattttatctttacaatatattaaatgaaatgcTAATATATGTCACCGTACCGTTACTCTACAACAAAACCAAATAAAGAAATTACAATTATTCACTCACTTCCTTCTTTCtattctaatattatataaaggATTAGATGAAATCTAAAGAACAACTTAAAAGAATTGTTTCGTACAAGGCTGTTTGTTGGTTTGTCTAGCCTTCTTTAACGTGCATATAAAATTTGTCTAAAAGTGGTGACatatatatagtatttattATGATGCAACAACGATGAGGTATTCAGTTATTTGTTTAGTGTATAATATGAATTGATACAAATATTTTCGTATTAAAGTTTGATTTCTTTATAAACCGTTATACgtatagataaaatatttatcatttttgtcACGAGatttttattacttaataaaactttcctttttaaatttttttttgtttataaaatttatatgtatttcAGTGTATGGGTCGAGATACACGCTTTCAcaatttaatcttatttatttgtatttggaCACTTCTTAACGTCCTTCAATCCTTTGTCGTTCTCTCTTTGTCATCCAAAATCGTGGGTATTTGATTACCGATTAGTTATAACAGTTAGGTCTTAAATGGTTAATAAATACAATTACATATCTTCTTACTTTGCTTccgtatttatagttttcgtaTTGGGCCTTTGACCAGAGTTGACGCAATGTTGAGGCCCAATCATGCTTAAGCCTGCTGGTTGAGCTTGTATTAACTTTGTTAATATAATGTATATTTGACCGAACAGTTAATAGGGTCGTATGAACCATTATATCGTTTTTGATCCGTTTGATATATCGGATTGTGGTTATTTTGAGTTGTTGTTTATGTTATTGACCGAACTGTAAGATTGCACCGTTCGATATGTATAGCACAATATGTGACATTCGAATTAGACATTTTGACTTTCACACtcataagtaaaaaaataattatactatgaattttaacttttgatatAGTGATAAATATTATccaaaacatataatttatcccataataaatatcaaataagacGAGTGAGGGTAgaatcaaaaaaattaaatctaattttgttatgttttttttaatgatatatatggaaaaaatattaattaaggtTGAAGATTATGTTTTGGTGTGGTGTAGAAGATTAAAGATATAGCGTATTATTGAAAGGGTTgtgaattatattaaatatatgtcacattcaaattaaatttagaaaatatttgaaGATGCCCCTCTCATATTGTGTGTATAGGAAAGGGTTGTAATGCATGTTATTAAAATGGCATCCCACGCATAAGCTTGGtggtttttttgttttggattAGAAGAAGCAGGTAGTAAAGTAATAAATGACTATGCCACTATAAGTATATGCGATAAACAAACATGGCGTACCTCATCTATTAGGCAACCAAAACCTTTAACCATACTAAACAATGCAAATGTTCCTTAAACAAATCCTTTCTCAGCAATATACACTTGTGCCATAGTTAATCACCAAACACCAACATCGTTAGAACCACGTACAGACTTTGCTTAGAATATATTGGACATATTTCCTATACTAAAATTTGCATGAAAACTACATGGCTGATTTTATATATACCAATTTAAATTCTATTTgttacattttcaaaatatatactattttttgttataaaataaagctaagaagagagaagaggaaaggaagaagaaaaacaaaggtAAATTCTCATTTtctagatatatatatttttagaaaaagtcTTATTTATAATTCAACAAGAGTTACAAAGAGTTAAtacaaataactaaattaatcataaataacaAATCAATAGACAATCATTTATCCATAATACAAATAGCTAAGCATCACTTTGTTATGGTTTAGTTATGCATGTTGAATACCATTTTCTAATGATTTAACCATACACCACCTTAAATGTTGAACAAAGTTAATTCTGGATCTTTCCATGAATGTCTTTTTGGAGCTCAACTTCATATTTATGGAGCATAGCGGCATCCTCTTTGATTTCTTGAGAAATGGTCACAAAATTATCCAAAATTcatcatttttctattttttttcttttcttttttgcttATAATATTTCAGTATATAATTACAAGCTAAAAAAATTCGTTATTTACAAAATATGatcaattaaaacataataaatatcaaatttatatgaaaagttTTTCTATTCTAGACACTTATTCTTAGATCAAAAGCTATAATTGTTAATTAAGATACAACTCATTTTACTGAAAAGCGTAATAGTCAAACATCATAATTCGATTTTGATTCGGATTACTTTATCTCcatcacaaaacaattaatatcactcacaataaataaataaatatatatatatatatatatatatatatatatatatatatatatatatatatatatatgaatatgagagagagagagaaagaaagaaaactaatATTACgataaccaaaaaaaatatacctactttaataatacaataatatataaatagtataaGAATAGATTCTTCTCTTTCTCGAGGAACGAGATGAACAAAATATGACGAAAGTGAAGAAGAGTATATTTCTTCCAAGTAAATATTTGTTTAGATTGTTGTAAATAATGTTCTAAGTAAAATTTGTTATCAATGTGATGTTTTCATCTTATGTGATTTAGAAGATATAGCGTAATATTAAAGACACGAGAAGAATAAACATTATTATAagaatttaaactaaaattttataatgtattaaatacttaataaaggaaaacaaatgaaaaaaataggtAATTTCGTGAGTCCATAGAACTTACACGACGCTGAGTTGACGCATCCAACCACCTTAGTACCgaggttttgtgttcttgtacGAATTCCACTGAAACAGTGAACCCAAGCAATTGTTTAGGCATATTAAGATTGTCAACTTCGTTTTCGTACTATGCTATGTGACGTTTGTGACAAACGCATTGCTTTGCACAAGGGAAAAAAAATCTgctatttcttttaatatttttgggTGCTTTGCAGTCATTCTTGCAATTTAAAATTTCTACTGGAAGGGAGTGTTCTTGAGTGCGCCACTGTTGAAAGCAGAAGCAAAGATTGCAAGCTGCGTTGGAAATTTGATGCGCAAAACAAAATGTTTGAGTTGAGATCATCTCCATCTTCTGTCTCCTCCCAACTGAGTTGAGAATCTACTCATCACCAGTCAtggatttttcttcttcaaatcatcattgcATCTGCTCAATGTTTTCCACCATGCGACCATTCCCACCCGCGTAATGTcaaactcttcaactccccCAAATGAGTGTTGCATTGTTACTGCTAAAAAAGCCAGCTTTTATGACCAATCGCACAACATGGTTTTCTTACAAACCTTGTTCCTCCTTTTACTTGTAACATTTGGTCACTCCTTTCCAAggcaccaccaccaccaccacccttCTCATTCTTTACTCACCGATAGAGCTGCGCTTCTggaattcagaaaaacaatcGTATCAGACCCCTTTTCCTCACTTGCAAACTGGGATGAAGCTGTTCCTGTGTGCAACTTCACGGGTGTTGAATGTGACAGATCCCATAACCGTGTTATACGACTAATCCTATATGATAAAGGTCTTGTGGGGCTCCTTTCACCTGTTCTTTCCAATCTCACTGGACTGCATAACCTTGAGATAGTTCGAAGTCACCTATTTGGTATTATTCCCCCTGAATTATCCAACCTCAGACGCATTCACAGCATCATCATTGAAGGGAATAATTTGCATGGCTCAATACCAGACTCCTTTGCCATGCTTTCCAAGCTTAACATTCTAGTCATTAAGGAAAATAACATATCGGGTTCGCTTCCTCCATCTATCTTTTCAAACTGCACTATGCTAAATGTTGTAGACTTCTCCAGCAACTCATTAAGTGGTCAAATCCCTGAAGAGATTGGAAACTGCAAAATCCTGTGGAGTATCAGTTTATACAATAATCAATTCACTGGTCAGCTTCCTCTCTCGCTGACCAATCTATCGCTTCAACATTTAGATGTGGAGTACAATTATCTATCTGGCGAATTACCTGCTAAGTTTGTTGGCAGCTGGCCTTATCTCCTTTACCTTCATTTATCATACAACAATATGGTAAGCCATGATAGCAACACCAATCTCGATCCATTTTTCACTGCTCTCAAAAACAACAGTAATCTAGAGGAACTTGAATTGGCGGGAATGGGGCTTGGGGGAAGGTTCACCGATACTCTCCCCAGCCAACTCACCAACATAAGAACCCTGTTACTGCAGGAAAACCAAATTTTTGGATCAATTCCTCGCAGCTTAGCCAACCTTTCAAGGCTTTTCATTCTGAATTTAACATCCAATCTTCTGAATGGAACTATATCCTCAGATATATTCACATTGCCATGGTTGGAACAACTTTTCTTGTCACACAACTATTTCAAAAATCCAATTCCAGAAGCAATAGGCAAGTGTCTCAATCTGGGTCTATTGGATCTGTCCCATAACCAATTCTCAGGTAGGATTCCAGACAGTTTGGGAAATTTGGTTAGACTAAATTCATTGTTTCTCAACAATAATCTTCTCTCAGGAACAATACCTCCCACATTGGGACGGTGCAGTAATCTGTACAGGCTTGATTTATcccacaataatttaacaggaAGCATCCCACTGAAATTGGCAGGCTTGCGTGAGATCAGAATTTTCATAAATGTTTCTCATAACCACCTTGAAGGTGACCTGCCAATTGAGCTCAGCAAATTAGAAAAGGTTCAGGAGATAGATCTTTCGTCGAACTACCTGACTGGAAGTATCTTCCCTCAGATATCAGGATGTATTGCTGTTTCAATGATTAATTTTTCGAACAACTTTCTTCAAGGGGAGATCCCTCAGTCCCTGGGTGATCTGAGGAACCTTGAATCTTTTGATGTTTCACGAAATCAATTATCTGGATTGATACCAGCAAAACTTGGTAAAATTGAAACGCTCACTTTTCTCAATTTATCATTTAACAATCTGGAAGGAAAGATTCCATCTGGTGGTATCTTTAATTCAGTTTCAAACTTGTCATTCTTAGGGAATCCAAAACTCTGTGGGACGATTGAAGGCATATCTTTGTGCTCTCAAAGGAGAAGATGGAGTCATGCTCGTTTGTTAttgattatattgattttgGTGATCTTTGTATCAACCTTGTTGTCAATAATTTGCTGTGTAATTGGATGCAAGCATCTTAAAGTAATGATCAGCTCTCAGAGGACTGAGGCAAGCAAAAATGCAGCTAGAACAGAGTTGATTAGTAACTTCCCAAGAATCACGTACAAGGAACTGTCAGATGCCACTGGAGGATTTGACAATCAGAGACTTGTTGGATCAGGTAGTTATGGACATGTCTATAGAGGTGTTCTCGCGGATGGAACACCAGTAGCAGTCAAGGTGCTGCATTTGCAATCCGGAAATTCTACCAAGAGCTTCAATAGAGAATGCCAAGTTTTGAAAAGAATTAGACACAGGAATCTTATAAGGATTATCACAGCATGTAGCCTACCCGATTTTAAGGCTCTCGTTCTACCTTATATGGCCAATGGCAGCTTGGAGAGTCGCCTCTATCCTTCTTCTGGATCATCAGACTTGAGTATTGTCCAGAGGGTGAATATTTGCAGTGATATAGCTGAAGGGATGGCCTATTTGCATCATCATTCTCCTGTCAGAGTCATACACTGTGATCTAAAACCAAGCAATTGTCTCCTCAATGATGACATGACAGCTCTTGTCTCTGATTTTGGGGTTGCAAGGCTGCTTATGAGTGCTGGAGTTGGGGCTACCGATAACATGGGCAACTCTAGTGCAAATTTGCTTTTTGGATCTATTGGATACATTGCACCAGGTAATCTGTGTATCTTGCAAAATTAAGCGCAAGAAGCAACATTAAACCAAGCTcagttaaatttgaaaatggactTTCACCGTTTTACTAACAGGAGCCAAGCAATTTAACTAGTCTAGATCAGTCAAAAGTTAACACTAATAAAATGTGTGTTACATAATGTTTTGGTGACTGTATTATCTCATACATATACTAGACAGATGACAATCTTGTTTGCCATGCATTTTGCTGCAATATTTTCCACTAGTTCAAATAATAAGTCATCAGTGCTCTTCCATAATTTCTGATGCAGAATATGGATTTGGATCCAGTTCATCTATCAAAGGAGATGTCTATAGCTTTGGCATTCTAGTTCTTGAGATGGTGACTAGAAGAAGACCAATAGATGACATGTTTGTTGGTGGGTTAAGTCTGCACAAATGGgtaaagttttattttcatggAAGGTTAGAAAAAGTGGTAGATCCTGCTTTGGTGACAGCCTCAAGAGATCAATCCCAAGATGTTAGAAAAATGTGGGAAGTTGCTATTTCAGAGTTAATCGAGTTGGGACTTCTCTGCACACAAGAGTCTCCTTCGACAAGACCAACCATGCTTGATGCAGCAGATGACTTAGATCGTCTCAAGAGATACCTTAATGGAGACACAGCAGGAACTTTTGCCTCGTCTCTAGGAATTTCATCTTCCACAATAGGTGGTGACTGCTGATTAacaattttctcttctttctgcTCAGTCCAATGGCATATCTAACCTTTAACtacaaagataaa
This genomic window contains:
- the LOC108333096 gene encoding uncharacterized protein LOC108333096 isoform X2, which produces MPFSSASMTELSEELRFSLMNTESANRARSPNDSTALLSVGSPSPFAHWNLNETSQFISNEPAGGTSMNDSSQFRSCQNFQRDHNYSHSTEEHDSSQFRSYQNFQMDHNYSHRAEEHNFLPCRPNSCYPCPEGYIGWPYQYDRHNNLTIPANVRNAAFNLNNFEKPDGGGMYVTPGYGLNTRPQMFNPRGRTMSGNIDQPSLDMNLGMTLCNPNQGGAEPLLAIGKRDEKFRTISSGSNINEFTSGAEMPKFNSTCHPESAFLPPISTYHNQQGSRDSLNSGLDTNVAFSGFHNEREIISDLAPARNHEALFDSRPGLCLGPSYAFQRPASDDQNHYLGQVFSTPSLAMAPRSTRGQDLTSYHGQSQAGGSIHQSNSRLQPQSTSDLGIQTGSGNMTAQVSRSPIMSSLKRAASQPLSSTVQNQRRKTMPTQFIHPSIPTRTRLAPSVPITSRAISPLAHPAQSIMPQATQSVVPPLFPTTWTKSALPAPPTTRAIPPKMHAAPLPPPNYKRVSSFHHPSSYTSPRTNVSNQHQLLAQALAHKRLKASIIPAVPRIASNHIKFKDQTPEPIGYKCFLCKRDLSYEPEGPISLPPASPSVAVLSCGHTFHEYCLERITPCDQSKDPPCIPCALGE
- the LOC108332988 gene encoding putative leucine-rich repeat receptor-like serine/threonine-protein kinase At2g24130, encoding MVFLQTLFLLLLVTFGHSFPRHHHHHHPSHSLLTDRAALLEFRKTIVSDPFSSLANWDEAVPVCNFTGVECDRSHNRVIRLILYDKGLVGLLSPVLSNLTGLHNLEIVRSHLFGIIPPELSNLRRIHSIIIEGNNLHGSIPDSFAMLSKLNILVIKENNISGSLPPSIFSNCTMLNVVDFSSNSLSGQIPEEIGNCKILWSISLYNNQFTGQLPLSLTNLSLQHLDVEYNYLSGELPAKFVGSWPYLLYLHLSYNNMVSHDSNTNLDPFFTALKNNSNLEELELAGMGLGGRFTDTLPSQLTNIRTLLLQENQIFGSIPRSLANLSRLFILNLTSNLLNGTISSDIFTLPWLEQLFLSHNYFKNPIPEAIGKCLNLGLLDLSHNQFSGRIPDSLGNLVRLNSLFLNNNLLSGTIPPTLGRCSNLYRLDLSHNNLTGSIPLKLAGLREIRIFINVSHNHLEGDLPIELSKLEKVQEIDLSSNYLTGSIFPQISGCIAVSMINFSNNFLQGEIPQSLGDLRNLESFDVSRNQLSGLIPAKLGKIETLTFLNLSFNNLEGKIPSGGIFNSVSNLSFLGNPKLCGTIEGISLCSQRRRWSHARLLLIILILVIFVSTLLSIICCVIGCKHLKVMISSQRTEASKNAARTELISNFPRITYKELSDATGGFDNQRLVGSGSYGHVYRGVLADGTPVAVKVLHLQSGNSTKSFNRECQVLKRIRHRNLIRIITACSLPDFKALVLPYMANGSLESRLYPSSGSSDLSIVQRVNICSDIAEGMAYLHHHSPVRVIHCDLKPSNCLLNDDMTALVSDFGVARLLMSAGVGATDNMGNSSANLLFGSIGYIAPEYGFGSSSSIKGDVYSFGILVLEMVTRRRPIDDMFVGGLSLHKWVKFYFHGRLEKVVDPALVTASRDQSQDVRKMWEVAISELIELGLLCTQESPSTRPTMLDAADDLDRLKRYLNGDTAGTFASSLGISSSTIGGDC
- the LOC108333096 gene encoding uncharacterized protein LOC108333096 isoform X1, whose product is MPFSSASMTELSEELRFSLMNTESANRARSPNDSTALLSVGSPSPFAHWNLNETSQFISNEPAGGTSMNDSSQFRSCQNFQRDHNYSHSTEEHDSSQFRSYQNFQMDHNYSHRAEEHNFLPCRPNSCYPCPEGYIGWPYQYDRHNNLTIPANVRNAAFNLNNFEKPDGGGMYVTPGYGLNTRPQMFNPRGRTMSGNIDQPSLDMNLGMTLCNPNQGGAEPLLAIGKRDEKFRTISSGSNINEFTSGAEMPKFNSTCHPESAFLPPISTYHNQQGSRDSLNSGLDTNVAFSGFHNEREIISDLAPARNHEALFDSRPGLCLGPSYAFQRPASDDQNHYLGQVSRNLGLGGVKDISMEFTDIGRNVGPERCMDLNSLPVVASQTVPFENGQNNVNGQLLPSSSKMITDNLPAELLHKNNDKFMSQVFSTPSLAMAPRSTRGQDLTSYHGQSQAGGSIHQSNSRLQPQSTSDLGIQTGSGNMTAQVSRSPIMSSLKRAASQPLSSTVQNQRRKTMPTQFIHPSIPTRTRLAPSVPITSRAISPLAHPAQSIMPQATQSVVPPLFPTTWTKSALPAPPTTRAIPPKMHAAPLPPPNYKRVSSFHHPSSYTSPRTNVSNQHQLLAQALAHKRLKASIIPAVPRIASNHIKFKDQTPEPIGYKCFLCKRDLSYEPEGPISLPPASPSVAVLSCGHTFHEYCLERITPCDQSKDPPCIPCALGE